In Leptospira koniambonensis, the following proteins share a genomic window:
- a CDS encoding circularly permuted ATPgrasp domain protein, whose product METTLAEILNEKCSCSTLNKEHLQEEIHKFPVTEIKTKGIEHFYSETPSFINEKDKEAIQEVLNSIRNALKLPNVRKKILDNYDGDNTTKGITGGVFLSLDFHQTKEGPKLIEINTNAGGAYLQLKLLEAQIRCCKAVDIAMPNVKALQDLEEKFYSIFMQEWASNNRVGQPNFIAIVDENPSDQFLYPEFLLFRDLFSSKGIHSEILDPSQIVLVGNDLFFEGNKIDLIYNRLTDFHLSSDPNLKIRQSWENGHVIVTPSPIDYELYARKSNLSLLSDHDFLIKAGLDKKDLEILMSAIPKTKMVSLENAEELWENRKRIFFKPKEGFGSKAAYYGGKLTKSKFSEIINGEYISQEFVPPSVRVTSISGEERELKMDIRAYIYDDQVLLLASRLYQGQTTNFRTQGGGFSPLYSLPEIL is encoded by the coding sequence ATGGAAACTACCCTGGCGGAAATATTAAACGAAAAATGCTCTTGCTCCACTTTAAACAAAGAGCACTTGCAGGAAGAAATACATAAATTTCCGGTTACTGAAATAAAGACCAAAGGGATCGAACATTTCTATTCCGAAACCCCTTCTTTTATAAATGAAAAGGATAAAGAAGCTATCCAAGAAGTACTTAATTCTATTCGGAATGCATTGAAATTGCCTAATGTTCGAAAGAAGATTCTGGATAATTATGATGGCGATAATACTACAAAGGGCATTACTGGCGGGGTATTTTTAAGTCTGGATTTCCATCAGACAAAAGAAGGCCCTAAATTAATCGAGATCAATACGAATGCCGGTGGGGCCTATTTACAATTAAAACTTTTAGAAGCACAAATCAGATGTTGTAAGGCAGTAGATATTGCAATGCCAAATGTAAAGGCCTTACAAGATTTGGAGGAAAAGTTCTATTCCATATTTATGCAGGAATGGGCATCAAACAATCGAGTAGGTCAACCGAACTTTATTGCTATCGTAGATGAAAATCCTTCCGACCAGTTTTTATACCCTGAGTTTTTGTTGTTTCGGGATTTGTTTAGCTCCAAAGGGATTCACTCAGAAATTTTGGATCCTAGTCAGATCGTCTTAGTCGGTAATGATCTCTTCTTCGAGGGGAATAAGATAGATTTGATCTATAATAGATTGACCGATTTTCATCTTTCGAGCGATCCAAATTTAAAAATCCGTCAATCATGGGAAAACGGACATGTAATAGTAACTCCAAGTCCTATTGATTACGAACTATATGCCCGAAAATCAAATTTGTCTCTTCTGTCTGATCATGATTTTCTAATAAAAGCAGGACTTGATAAAAAAGATTTAGAAATTCTAATGAGTGCAATTCCCAAAACTAAGATGGTGAGCTTAGAAAATGCAGAAGAACTTTGGGAAAACAGAAAACGTATATTTTTTAAACCTAAAGAAGGTTTTGGAAGTAAGGCAGCCTATTACGGAGGAAAACTTACTAAAAGTAAATTTTCCGAGATCATAAATGGAGAATATATAAGCCAAGAGTTTGTGCCTCCTTCGGTTAGGGTCACTTCTATTTCCGGAGAAGAAAGGGAATTGAAAATGGATATTAGGGCTTATATCTATGACGACCAAGTTTTGCTTTTAGCTAGTCGTTTGTACCAAGGTCAGACTACTAATTTCAGGACGCAGGGAGGAGGATTCTCCCCCCTATACTCTTTACCTGAAATTCTGTAG
- a CDS encoding sterol desaturase family protein, whose protein sequence is MNFHKQLFQYMMDLVPQIPIIFLIDFLRYFLFAGIAFLVFYIWKHPFQFRKIQEKNAKPSQFKKEFLYSVSSVIVYTSVTLIVFLFRKYGYFKFYERIEDHGWGYLILSTILILGIQDFYFYWTHRLMHTRLLYKRFHKVHHDSVTPSPWTAYSFSPWEALIHSLIMPIVALLFPVHPLALMIFMTFQIIRNVLGHSGYEIFPHWMGTNKILKLVNSNTNHDMHHQSFRYNYGLYTTVWDYLFGTVHPEYEKTFAELTSTKPDLQNFR, encoded by the coding sequence ATGAACTTTCACAAACAATTATTTCAATATATGATGGATTTGGTTCCTCAAATCCCAATCATATTTCTAATAGATTTCTTAAGATACTTTCTATTCGCAGGTATTGCGTTTTTGGTCTTTTATATTTGGAAACATCCGTTTCAATTTAGAAAGATCCAAGAGAAGAATGCAAAACCGTCTCAGTTCAAAAAAGAATTTCTATATTCTGTTTCTTCAGTGATCGTTTATACTTCAGTAACTCTGATCGTATTTTTATTTAGAAAATATGGATACTTTAAGTTTTACGAACGTATAGAAGATCATGGCTGGGGATATTTGATCCTAAGCACAATTTTGATCTTAGGGATCCAGGACTTTTACTTTTATTGGACACATAGATTAATGCATACTCGTTTGTTATATAAAAGATTTCATAAGGTGCATCATGATTCGGTTACACCTTCTCCTTGGACCGCTTATTCTTTCAGTCCTTGGGAGGCATTAATTCATTCCCTCATCATGCCAATCGTGGCTTTATTATTTCCTGTTCACCCTTTGGCCCTGATGATTTTCATGACATTTCAGATCATACGAAATGTTTTAGGCCATAGTGGTTATGAAATTTTTCCGCATTGGATGGGTACAAATAAGATCTTAAAACTTGTGAACTCAAATACCAACCATGATATGCATCACCAAAGTTTCCGTTATAATTACGGACTTTATACAACTGTTTGGGACTATCTATTTGGGACAGTTCATCCGGAATATGAAAAAACTTTTGCAGAATTAACTTCTACAAAACCAGATCTACAGAATTTCAGGTAA
- a CDS encoding lipase family protein codes for MVKLAISVLDKDFKKTYDPVNQENREEKIAALDPVAMAKVMQASQGALRSLLSDPQYMAASASDKKFMEQNAMSSGYLVGPTEGGVFGDWHFNQFYTSLKLKEKYDSLEAKGKELNSDGFSNAVGSAVQLYTQGAIYGLGAMAALATGPWAIYLAPKIMEVTQNAVDQTKNIKSDTANFMHENKDTIDAAAAIAAVVTGPVGMVAFAAYKATQGAFEGGALGFVAGAANIGNAYIQGMTGGSLSYEMSYSYKDGFGVSVGGGYGEKGLGIGGSISWNANTNAISGSVGLQTRIAGNDRITGTLGMNFDNSGFTGVNAGIGIGLGEKTEGSYGGSLNFGLSYDKNGGFGQSAGISQSPNQKISQMGIDYSHTAFGGDTWTASTPAYMGVNASYSYNNLTQGYTGTVNANGATALTYDSISGTSTYNNNFFGDVGKNKAMSIGGMTDEEYKKFENDQKAIRAQSQGLWEGTLGIVGSAWDGLKTAWNATVDGLIKVGDAIGDAWFDRKVTNETTAELKKLEAGFQDAAKITQVGQQAKEIVAILADPDKRAELALKLKNIALSNAEAKGLDGIGEGLDVLLNDPKGKLELAKFVAAYKADIMSDGAYINFDSTELGEQEKIKAMKEVLKTIGQERIGKEQMEKMGIPKTVIDSFNNEKSGFHAELFRDTKTGQYTLAFRGTEMDSLSDLGTDAGNAARIKTSQYGEAASLAQALSNTSIGYNINFTGHSLGGGLATVAASVLPKSSAITFNSAGVSESVISNLDGSINGLDKRITAYSLQGDILTNTQSSALAGPINSYLETINDAFGTNFKYNTLLPQSIGTPVSVVPYIGNNEVSWWQQQSLTTQVQLHSNNVMLNSFYQMARPTRNAR; via the coding sequence ATGGTTAAGCTTGCAATTAGCGTACTGGATAAGGACTTCAAGAAGACTTACGATCCAGTAAACCAAGAAAACAGAGAAGAGAAGATAGCAGCACTTGACCCAGTCGCAATGGCAAAAGTAATGCAGGCATCCCAAGGAGCATTGCGAAGCCTACTAAGTGATCCTCAATACATGGCAGCAAGTGCATCAGATAAGAAGTTTATGGAACAAAATGCCATGAGTTCCGGATATTTGGTTGGACCTACAGAAGGAGGCGTCTTCGGAGACTGGCACTTTAATCAATTCTATACTTCTCTAAAATTAAAAGAGAAATACGACTCTTTAGAAGCAAAAGGAAAAGAACTAAATAGCGACGGCTTTTCAAATGCAGTAGGGTCAGCGGTTCAGCTTTATACACAGGGAGCTATATATGGTTTAGGAGCAATGGCAGCCTTAGCCACAGGACCTTGGGCAATTTACTTGGCTCCCAAGATCATGGAAGTAACGCAAAATGCAGTAGACCAGACTAAAAATATCAAATCCGACACTGCTAATTTCATGCACGAAAATAAGGATACAATAGATGCAGCGGCAGCGATTGCAGCAGTAGTGACTGGGCCTGTGGGAATGGTAGCATTTGCAGCATATAAAGCAACGCAAGGTGCATTCGAAGGTGGAGCACTTGGATTTGTAGCCGGAGCGGCTAACATTGGAAATGCGTACATACAAGGGATGACTGGCGGATCATTATCGTATGAAATGTCTTATAGTTATAAGGACGGATTCGGAGTAAGCGTTGGTGGGGGATATGGTGAGAAGGGTCTCGGAATAGGAGGAAGTATATCCTGGAATGCAAACACTAATGCGATCTCAGGCAGCGTAGGACTACAAACAAGAATCGCAGGTAACGATAGAATTACTGGAACATTAGGAATGAATTTCGATAATAGCGGCTTTACCGGAGTGAATGCAGGAATAGGAATAGGGCTCGGAGAAAAAACGGAAGGATCGTATGGCGGATCGCTTAACTTTGGTTTAAGCTATGATAAGAACGGAGGATTTGGACAATCAGCCGGAATCTCTCAAAGTCCAAACCAAAAGATCTCGCAAATGGGAATAGACTATAGCCACACAGCCTTTGGAGGAGATACATGGACAGCGAGCACACCAGCATATATGGGGGTCAACGCAAGTTATTCTTATAATAATTTAACACAAGGGTATACAGGAACTGTAAATGCGAATGGAGCAACAGCTTTAACATACGATTCAATTAGTGGAACATCTACTTATAACAATAACTTCTTTGGAGATGTTGGTAAAAACAAAGCAATGTCTATCGGCGGTATGACTGATGAGGAGTATAAGAAGTTTGAGAACGATCAGAAAGCGATCCGTGCACAATCACAGGGATTGTGGGAAGGAACACTTGGAATTGTAGGATCCGCTTGGGATGGTCTGAAAACTGCTTGGAATGCAACGGTAGACGGCCTAATTAAAGTTGGCGATGCGATAGGGGATGCCTGGTTTGATAGAAAGGTAACAAATGAAACAACCGCAGAATTAAAAAAATTAGAAGCAGGATTTCAAGATGCGGCCAAAATCACACAGGTCGGACAACAAGCAAAAGAGATCGTAGCTATACTTGCTGATCCTGATAAGAGAGCAGAGTTAGCATTAAAACTAAAAAACATAGCTCTTTCAAATGCTGAAGCAAAAGGTTTAGACGGAATAGGAGAAGGATTAGATGTCCTGTTAAATGATCCGAAAGGGAAATTGGAATTAGCTAAGTTTGTTGCGGCATACAAAGCCGATATAATGTCAGATGGAGCGTATATTAATTTTGATTCGACTGAATTAGGTGAGCAAGAGAAGATTAAAGCTATGAAAGAAGTTCTGAAAACTATCGGGCAGGAAAGGATAGGTAAAGAACAAATGGAAAAAATGGGGATTCCTAAAACTGTAATCGATAGTTTCAATAATGAAAAATCTGGGTTTCATGCGGAATTATTCCGAGATACAAAAACGGGACAATATACTTTGGCTTTTCGGGGAACTGAAATGGATAGCTTATCTGACCTTGGTACTGACGCTGGAAACGCTGCTCGCATAAAAACTTCACAATATGGAGAAGCTGCAAGTTTAGCACAGGCATTATCCAATACATCAATTGGATATAATATAAATTTCACTGGTCATTCATTAGGTGGGGGGCTCGCAACAGTAGCCGCAAGCGTATTGCCTAAATCATCAGCAATAACGTTTAACTCGGCAGGAGTGAGTGAAAGTGTTATTTCGAATCTAGATGGAAGTATAAATGGTCTTGATAAAAGGATTACAGCATACTCCTTACAGGGAGATATATTGACAAATACACAAAGTAGTGCATTGGCAGGTCCAATAAATAGCTATCTAGAAACAATAAACGATGCCTTTGGAACAAACTTTAAATATAATACTTTATTACCGCAATCTATAGGAACTCCTGTGAGTGTGGTACCATACATTGGAAATAATGAAGTAAGTTGGTGGCAACAACAGTCGTTGACAACTCAGGTGCAGTTACACTCAAATAATGTAATGTTAAATAGCTTCTACCAAATGGCGAGGCCGACAAGAAATGCAAGATAA
- a CDS encoding ankyrin repeat domain-containing protein, with amino-acid sequence MMFNRKLLTITLGFLCFSIIQVSCASTKLRCAGCNISEAYSKPLAQKLVVAVIQGKTGKVAELVQEGANPNYLEPEKIPMLIWALCANNIEGFETLLKVGADPNLSGTGHGFGNGKLGGLQGAQGNDFSQIYEGWSAMRFASQVKDIQFLKLAIQYGGDVNAPKGQRSPKEPLIAAAEYGLFEHVKLLVSAGANINIHSEIESAPESAISGMGRFDIAIWFLEHGYNYNLQRLAVRAENRGVNTQQSNKEKLIDMLIAKGIKFPVTETYRNLHKYREVPPSALMDVVYGRKDCRDFPLKPGRWNDKSCWGAPIPD; translated from the coding sequence ATGATGTTTAATAGAAAATTATTAACAATCACTCTTGGTTTTTTATGCTTTTCGATAATTCAAGTTTCATGCGCTTCTACGAAGCTAAGGTGTGCAGGATGTAATATTAGCGAAGCATATAGTAAGCCATTAGCTCAAAAACTAGTAGTAGCTGTGATTCAAGGCAAGACCGGAAAAGTTGCGGAGCTTGTACAAGAGGGTGCAAATCCTAATTACTTAGAACCGGAAAAGATACCAATGTTAATTTGGGCACTATGCGCAAATAATATTGAAGGGTTTGAAACATTGCTTAAAGTCGGCGCAGATCCAAATCTGTCAGGGACAGGGCATGGATTTGGGAATGGAAAGTTGGGAGGATTGCAAGGGGCGCAGGGTAACGATTTTAGCCAAATTTACGAAGGTTGGTCAGCTATGAGATTTGCATCTCAGGTTAAAGATATTCAATTTTTGAAATTGGCAATCCAATATGGAGGAGATGTAAATGCTCCCAAAGGACAAAGATCGCCGAAAGAACCTCTGATTGCTGCCGCAGAATACGGATTGTTTGAGCATGTAAAACTTTTGGTCTCAGCTGGAGCGAATATAAATATTCATTCCGAAATAGAATCTGCGCCTGAAAGCGCAATTAGTGGAATGGGACGTTTTGATATAGCTATTTGGTTTTTAGAACATGGCTATAATTATAATTTGCAGAGATTGGCAGTGAGAGCGGAAAATCGTGGAGTAAATACGCAACAATCAAATAAAGAAAAATTAATAGATATGTTAATTGCAAAAGGAATCAAATTTCCTGTTACAGAGACATATAGAAATTTGCACAAATATAGAGAAGTGCCGCCTAGTGCCCTTATGGATGTAGTTTATGGGCGAAAAGATTGCCGAGATTTCCCTTTAAAACCTGGGAGATGGAATGATAAAAGTTGCTGGGGTGCACCGATTCCGGATTAA
- a CDS encoding toxin-antitoxin system YwqK family antitoxin: MKTKLFILLTLCYFIFVFSLWTQEPPGENNYYSTYSHTQKDISGGVETIRYRDGEFYARSIFYFKNNERLEGLPPLSRPVNVPEVAKFNYVFSKWEDISIKDGKRLLYYGTSGKKAGYIEVEANVYEGEMQLFWPNGKMKKKVHYQNGKENGLIYFYNRRGELLESYTMRDGVADGEFCEYDKSGKIIKKKNEKIDRDFIEKYGFLG; the protein is encoded by the coding sequence ATGAAGACTAAATTATTCATCCTTTTAACCCTGTGTTATTTTATTTTCGTATTTTCTCTTTGGACACAAGAGCCTCCGGGAGAAAATAATTATTACTCAACTTATAGCCATACGCAAAAAGATATATCTGGTGGAGTGGAAACAATTCGATATAGGGACGGGGAATTTTATGCCCGCTCTATCTTTTATTTCAAGAACAACGAACGATTGGAAGGATTGCCTCCATTAAGTCGTCCTGTGAATGTACCGGAAGTTGCAAAATTTAATTATGTTTTTTCGAAATGGGAAGATATATCCATAAAAGATGGAAAACGTTTGTTATATTATGGGACCTCTGGGAAGAAAGCAGGATACATAGAAGTAGAGGCAAATGTTTATGAAGGAGAAATGCAATTATTTTGGCCCAATGGTAAAATGAAGAAGAAAGTTCATTATCAAAATGGAAAGGAAAATGGTTTAATCTATTTTTATAATAGAAGAGGCGAATTGCTAGAATCTTATACGATGCGAGATGGAGTTGCGGATGGAGAATTTTGTGAATATGATAAAAGCGGTAAAATTATAAAAAAGAAAAATGAGAAAATTGATCGGGATTTCATTGAAAAGTATGGATTTCTTGGATAG
- a CDS encoding PEGA domain-containing protein: MRIGNIILIFFSLLMISCATNTFRRLEGKQGIFIGSKIPAKIYVNGELKGNTNSILHLSYKEPQKLRLEADGYETYESEIETSLRLSYWVNYFFLPFAPIALYIDYKNNEMYGFKNPVQYIELTKKERR, encoded by the coding sequence ATGCGAATTGGAAACATCATTTTAATCTTCTTTTCCCTACTAATGATTTCCTGCGCAACAAATACGTTTCGCAGGTTGGAAGGTAAACAAGGCATCTTTATAGGCTCAAAGATTCCTGCTAAGATTTATGTGAATGGGGAGCTTAAAGGTAATACTAATAGCATTCTACATTTATCCTACAAAGAACCGCAGAAATTAAGACTGGAAGCGGACGGTTATGAAACCTATGAATCCGAGATCGAGACTTCTTTAAGATTATCATATTGGGTGAATTATTTTTTCTTACCCTTTGCACCAATCGCACTATATATCGATTATAAGAATAATGAAATGTATGGATTTAAAAATCCAGTGCAATACATAGAATTAACTAAAAAGGAAAGAAGATGA
- a CDS encoding polymorphic toxin-type HINT domain-containing protein codes for MISEKAAWEKDFISTYKDQSDTDKLAEAYKQIQSLIESYKKDLPTEVGVELNANAILNKVLAGAPSKFDDNLINQGAYQDVQFFIDQVKTQKLDDSNLKQFQDMSKEMEERSQKLVVLQSLDSLYNIPKTYEETIGAANKDLGKQLTQKVMRDGFVPVGDLLIRQTVGADGQPQQQILPNYTIYGYEGPKQLPKVKDSDGKEWDLSNFNALAADGGPSTAELQQMVKLAISVLDKDFKKTYDPVNQENREEKIAALDPVAMAKVMQASQGALRSLLSDPQYMAASASDKKYMEQNAMSSGYLVGPTEGGVFGDWHFNQFYTSLKLKEKYDSLEAKGKELNSDGFSNAVGSAVQLYTQGAIYGLGAMAALATGPWAIYLAPKIMEVTQNAVDQTKNIKSDTANFMHENKDTIDAAAAIAAVVTGPVGMVAFAAYKATQGAFEGGALGFVAGAANIGNAYLQGMTGGSLSYEMSYSYKDGFGVSVGGGYRIADGLAIGGSLSYNANSGSINGSVGLQNRFDASGRFTGNLGVNFDNTGFTGVSAGVGIGLGNQDKNGNFAGSLNLGLSYDRNDGFGQSAGISENTNKFAPQSSFDYNHTAWGGNTYSVTTPSVAGITGTYSYNDVTQGYTASLSANSATALTYDSISGDAVYNKGFFGDMGKAQGLALGAMTKDQYDEYVDQKTKKSKQLAEGKEKFAEDWKQSHPDDVNLSTEDILLKNAEEMRALGLQQDGSRIGLWENTSGWLYDKLYSQGGSDNLGYIDSDGKFHVRVCFVAGTLVHIANGTRSIETIQVGDIVFTKSDKTGEHGYKRVIQTFIRQADTIYKVVFVDGSILETTWNHPFRRLKSDSKGQNFGIENSEWRQAKDLQSGDITLIASGETLEIESIEIDNRQETVYNFEVEDFHTYFVGEVGIWVHNDDGYEKYSNKRTIHDEVESKLNVKNQIADTVTGGLLDGVLGTAKEIGKILYTGAKGILGAFGIMLEMGAEGYAMQKKLKEIAETYDTKDAIRLMDDLLMREEKKAKREFNDVNGGLDILIKKRKGFLDSMEGKTTYDTTIGDAVDPSINQKYRDHNDEVALHTNKLRQEKMERDSFNKSYSEKMSLLDQARAFGEEGNYRAMLRTAEKALMYRGHSDGYAEMESIKRFQTMKTVGGFAHQTISESVTKAPNYAINPTLPNIQKAYSDYMQTREENIQNAKKSRCQDRSYNGGYYVVPVCYSY; via the coding sequence ATGATCTCAGAAAAAGCAGCTTGGGAAAAAGACTTTATCTCTACATATAAAGATCAAAGCGATACTGATAAGCTTGCAGAAGCATACAAACAAATCCAAAGTTTGATCGAAAGTTATAAAAAAGATCTACCAACAGAAGTCGGGGTAGAGCTGAACGCAAACGCGATCTTGAATAAAGTTTTAGCGGGTGCTCCAAGTAAATTTGATGATAACCTAATCAATCAAGGAGCATACCAAGACGTACAATTCTTCATCGACCAAGTCAAAACTCAAAAACTGGACGATTCCAATCTGAAACAGTTCCAAGACATGAGTAAAGAGATGGAAGAAAGGTCACAGAAGCTTGTAGTATTACAATCTTTGGACAGCCTCTATAATATTCCAAAAACCTATGAAGAAACAATAGGCGCAGCAAATAAGGATCTTGGAAAACAGTTAACTCAAAAAGTAATGAGAGATGGATTTGTTCCTGTAGGAGATCTATTGATCCGACAAACAGTTGGGGCAGATGGACAACCTCAACAACAGATCCTTCCAAACTATACAATCTACGGATATGAAGGTCCAAAACAATTACCAAAAGTAAAAGATAGCGACGGTAAAGAGTGGGATTTAAGTAATTTCAATGCACTCGCAGCAGATGGAGGACCATCAACAGCAGAACTCCAACAAATGGTTAAGCTCGCAATTAGCGTACTGGATAAGGACTTCAAGAAGACTTACGATCCAGTAAACCAAGAAAACAGAGAGGAGAAGATAGCAGCACTTGATCCAGTAGCAATGGCAAAAGTGATGCAGGCATCCCAAGGAGCATTGCGAAGCCTACTAAGTGATCCTCAATACATGGCTGCGAGTGCATCAGATAAAAAGTATATGGAACAAAATGCCATGAGTTCCGGGTATTTGGTTGGACCAACCGAAGGAGGCGTCTTCGGAGACTGGCACTTTAACCAATTCTATACTTCTCTAAAATTAAAAGAGAAATACGACTCTTTAGAAGCAAAAGGAAAAGAACTAAACAGCGACGGCTTTTCAAATGCAGTAGGATCAGCGGTTCAGCTTTATACACAGGGAGCTATATATGGTTTAGGAGCAATGGCAGCCTTAGCCACAGGACCTTGGGCAATTTACTTGGCTCCTAAGATTATGGAAGTAACGCAAAATGCTGTAGACCAGACGAAAAATATCAAATCCGACACTGCTAATTTCATGCACGAAAATAAGGATACAATAGATGCAGCGGCAGCGATTGCAGCAGTAGTGACTGGGCCTGTGGGAATGGTAGCATTTGCAGCATATAAAGCAACACAGGGTGCATTCGAAGGCGGTGCACTTGGATTTGTAGCCGGAGCGGCTAACATAGGTAATGCTTACTTACAAGGGATGACTGGCGGATCATTATCGTATGAAATGTCTTATAGTTATAAGGATGGATTCGGAGTAAGTGTAGGTGGTGGATATAGGATAGCGGATGGACTTGCGATCGGCGGAAGTTTAAGCTACAACGCAAACTCAGGATCTATAAACGGAAGCGTGGGGTTACAAAATAGATTTGATGCAAGTGGAAGATTTACAGGGAACCTAGGAGTAAATTTCGACAATACAGGATTTACAGGAGTTAGTGCAGGCGTAGGGATAGGTCTCGGAAACCAAGACAAAAACGGTAATTTTGCAGGATCTTTGAACTTAGGCTTAAGTTATGATCGGAATGATGGATTTGGACAGTCAGCAGGAATCTCAGAGAATACAAACAAATTTGCACCACAATCCAGCTTTGATTACAATCATACGGCTTGGGGTGGTAATACTTACAGTGTGACAACCCCATCCGTAGCAGGAATAACCGGAACGTATTCGTATAACGATGTAACGCAAGGATATACTGCTTCTCTCAGTGCCAATTCAGCGACAGCATTGACTTATGATTCAATTAGCGGAGATGCAGTTTATAACAAAGGCTTCTTCGGAGATATGGGTAAAGCACAAGGTTTAGCACTTGGAGCTATGACGAAAGATCAGTATGATGAATACGTTGATCAGAAAACCAAGAAATCGAAACAATTGGCAGAAGGGAAAGAAAAGTTTGCAGAAGATTGGAAGCAAAGTCATCCAGATGATGTGAATTTGAGTACGGAAGATATTCTGTTGAAGAATGCGGAAGAAATGCGCGCTTTAGGATTGCAACAAGACGGTTCGAGAATAGGACTTTGGGAGAACACTTCTGGTTGGTTGTATGATAAACTATATAGCCAAGGTGGCTCGGATAACTTAGGCTATATAGACAGTGACGGAAAATTCCATGTAAGAGTCTGTTTTGTGGCGGGGACATTAGTTCATATAGCTAACGGAACAAGATCAATTGAAACGATCCAAGTAGGTGATATAGTTTTCACGAAGAGTGATAAAACCGGAGAGCACGGTTACAAACGAGTTATACAAACATTCATTCGCCAGGCGGATACGATTTACAAGGTAGTATTTGTGGATGGAAGTATTCTTGAGACTACTTGGAACCATCCATTTAGAAGATTAAAATCGGATTCCAAAGGACAGAATTTTGGAATCGAGAACTCGGAATGGAGACAAGCCAAGGATCTACAGTCAGGAGATATTACGCTAATTGCAAGCGGAGAGACACTTGAAATCGAATCGATCGAAATAGACAATCGTCAAGAAACAGTTTATAACTTCGAGGTAGAGGACTTCCACACTTACTTTGTAGGCGAAGTTGGTATCTGGGTACATAATGATGATGGTTATGAAAAATATTCGAATAAAAGAACAATTCATGATGAAGTAGAGAGTAAGTTGAATGTAAAAAATCAGATAGCGGATACAGTAACAGGTGGATTGCTAGATGGGGTTTTGGGAACTGCAAAGGAAATAGGTAAGATACTTTATACCGGAGCAAAAGGAATACTAGGGGCCTTCGGGATAATGCTTGAAATGGGTGCTGAAGGTTATGCAATGCAGAAAAAGTTAAAGGAAATAGCTGAGACCTACGACACGAAAGATGCAATTCGTCTCATGGATGATCTTTTAATGCGGGAAGAGAAGAAGGCGAAACGGGAATTTAACGATGTGAACGGCGGTCTTGATATCCTGATTAAAAAGCGGAAAGGCTTTTTGGATTCGATGGAAGGCAAAACGACGTATGATACCACAATCGGAGATGCCGTTGACCCGAGCATAAACCAGAAATATAGAGATCATAATGATGAAGTAGCACTGCATACAAACAAATTGCGGCAGGAAAAAATGGAAAGGGATTCTTTTAACAAATCATATTCTGAAAAGATGTCACTATTAGATCAGGCAAGAGCGTTCGGAGAGGAAGGAAATTACCGGGCTATGCTGAGGACTGCAGAGAAAGCTCTCATGTATCGTGGGCATTCGGATGGTTATGCGGAAATGGAGAGTATTAAGCGTTTCCAAACAATGAAGACTGTCGGAGGTTTTGCTCACCAGACGATTTCAGAGTCTGTGACCAAGGCTCCTAATTACGCGATCAATCCGACATTGCCGAATATTCAGAAGGCATATTCGGATTACATGCAGACTAGAGAGGAAAATATTCAAAATGCGAAAAAGAGCAGATGCCAAGATAGAAGTTACAATGGAGGTTACTATGTCGTTCCGGTATGTTATAGCTATTAA